ACACTGATGAGAACCAGATCAGAGTCAGTGCAGTATCTCAGGCACTTATTCAACCAGCTCCCCTGTGTGTCACAAACTGTATTCACCTATATTAACATGTCTTAACCGCAATCAAAAAAATCTTTGAGGTAAAGGAGACAAGTGTGTTCATATATTACAAATGAAAATACTTACGTTCAGAGCAGTTAAGTGACAAATTATTCTGCTTCAAAGTAGCAGAAGAAGGGCTCAAACCCTAGCCTTCTGTCACTAAATCCATCCTTTTCTGGGCACTAATGCTCCCCACATTCCTTGGTCAACTATCAGCTCTTAGCTAGCTCCAGTGTTAGTTGTTTAGCCAAGTAGCCCTGCATAGCTAGCTCCCCACCCTGGCTTCCCAGCTCCAGACCTGTGTCTGTCTTGAGTCATCTACCCAGGGGAAGCTCTTGCATTTCCTGGCCCAAGTTGGGACAGGGCTTCTTCTTTCACTCTCCTGAAGATGCCTACAGTTCAAGGCTGGTATGCCGGCCTCTCTGATAAGACTCTCTCATGGACATTCTCAAAGAGCCCCTACCGTAGCCCCACTCCCACAGATTAACTTAAAATCTGGGCAGTGACAACAAATAGAATGAGGTGAGACCACCTTCTATAGTTTAAGCTGAGGGTTTGAAGAGTTTGTTTACCTAAGAGAACTAACCCTAGGTTGAGAGTAAAGACTGGTCATTATAGTTCTGCTGTATGATTTGAACActatttttatgattttggaAAGTTGCTTATTTTCTCTGAATCACCCTTTCTTCATATTTAATATAAGAGTATTGATCTGATAATTTTCAAAACCCCTCTTGTTCTcacattcaataattttttaaaaattgtatttctggTGTTAGCCctacccccctccacccccccccctAAAATACCCTACTAGAATGCCTCAGTCATATCTCTGGAAGTGTGTGTGGAGCAGGTGATGCTGTGGGCAGCTCTACAGCCCCGGCAAAGCTACCCATGTtcacctcccttcttcctccatcGCCCTCCATGTCAGCCTTGATGAACTCCAGCTATAGGACTTACCTGTGCAGATCACAGCCACATCTTCCTTGTGGGTGCAGTCGTGATACCCCCAAAACCTGTGCTGGCACTGTTCCAGGGACTGCTCCTCCCCTGAGCAACGAACATCATCCAGCCAGATGCGGCCAACCCCAGGGCCGTAGCTTTTCCGGACTTTGGGGGATGCAGAGAGGGACTTCCCACAGCCCAGCTGCTTGCATACCACCTGGTCCTCCTTTTTTCCCCAGCCATCATCACAGACAGAGCCCCACACACCCTTGTGCAGCACCTCCAGGCGCCCAGAGCACAAGTTGTCTCCTCCTACCAGCTTCAAGGCAAAGGCATCTGCAGGATAGTGGAGGAAATTGGGGGTTGGAGAGAGGAAcattaaggagaaaaaattagATCATCTACATCCTCACCCAAACCCCATCAGCACATTTGAAACCCTCTACATGTATTTCTGTGATTACAGCTCCTTCTCTAGGTCTCCATCAGGTTTCAAACCCCATGGCCCATGTCCATTTCCTTAACCAGGATCTTTTCACTTCCCCATCTACTTTATAAATCTAATATTTATAAATGACTTtctagtagtttttaaaaattgaagaactCAATAGATACATGGAATGGTATGCCTTGTCTCTATTATACAGGATTCAATATAATAACAGATCATATTAACATATTATTCAATGCATTTTTATATACAAaggcatatatttttatctccattttaaacacaaaagaaTTGAGGATCAGGATAATCAATTAAGTTTGCAATGGTCATTTGATGCATGAGTAGTTATCTGTAAATATTGTTTGAATGGAATTCTATTTAATCAAATCCATGAATGGACTACTGCCTGGACACATAGCCATTACCTTCACATTCAACCCACGTGTCCTCATCGTGGGTGCAGTTGTTCTTCTCCCAAGGCCCAGAAGGGCAATCCTGAAGAGTTGCTTCTTTTCCTGAGCATGACATCTGGCTCAGCCAGATGGGTCCATGGCCCCGGGTATCCTTGTTGCAACGTTTGTGGGTTTGTACAGCCTTCCCACATCCCAGCTGCCGGCACAACACCTTTGTGGCTTGGAGGTTCCAGCCTGTTTTGCACACTGTGCTCCACTGGCCTTCGTGCTTTAGCTCCACTCGGCCCTGGCAGCGCCCAGGACCATCAGCCAGCCGCACACTCTCTGGGTCtgtggagaaagaaagaggaagtgtCTGTTCCCTGCAAGAACATGGTCTTCTCAGAAAAGGGGGCCCAATGTACACATCTCTCAGTTCTTGGTGTTTAGCGCAACGTATACGAGAGTGCTTAATACTGCCTAATAGGTGCTTGTTGAAGGAAtagataagtgaataaatgaaatgaatgtagGTTCTCAGTTGCAAGTTGAAACAAAAATCATTTCTgcataaaacttaatttttcaaattattttcacatttaaattttaatttgttcctCACAAAAGGCAGGTAAAGGCACTGTatagatgtttttaaaagtaaaatacaatagTAACATACAAAATATGCCTCAAGCCAGAAACTTTTTGGTTCAGTGCTGGCATTATCAATCAAGTGTCCCAGATTAGTGCTCCCAACTTCAATTGttctaaaaaatagtaataaggCTTGAATCAGGGCAAAAAGtgatatttttttcagataaaaaattcataaaaaaagaagacatgaactaaaatattctttaaaaaaagaagccactcagtcAAATCACAGTCTAATGGGGGAGAAagtatatacagagagagaaaaattaatacataGAAAGCAGATATATGTAGGGGAGTTAAAAAATATAGATCAATCAATCGATCTATCAtctatcatttatctatctatctatctatctatctatctatctatctatctatctatctatctatctatctatctatctatctatctatctatcatggGATTGTGTTGGTTTCCTATGAGCATCTCCCATCTACTTGATTATATGGAGCTTTGCTTGAGAACTGAAACTACTAAAAAACACACATTATACTTGTGTGCTCATTTCTTCCCTCATAACTTTACCCCAGTGCCAGATACAGGATACACTATCCAACAAATGTTTAGTGGTTGCTGGAAGtctgtgcatttttatttatgtgtgtgtgaagAAGAGAAACCAGTTCTTATTTGGATTGAAACTATGAGACAAGCATTAGCTCAATCAAGTAACAGTAACAATTCTATGTGAGAATAGTGTTTGTCTCCAGACCTCACAACTGAGAAAGTGTGAGATGTGAGGGATGAGGGGCCAATTAGCCAGTGTGTGAAGGCTCATGGTAGGGAATAAAGACCAACAAGAACGGTCTTGTGGGGTGTGGGCAGCTGGAAGGTGAGCCTTGCTGTACTCACTCTCACACGATGCCCCTGCAGACTCGTCATACTGGCAATCAAAAACATCACTTGGCTCACACTCATCTAGTGTATCTTCCATCCCATTACAATTAACCTGTTGGATGAGGActttctgctctttttcttttgatggctTGTACAAAATACCACTGGGTGTTCCTTTGGCTGCTCCACAGCCCAGCTCCCTGCACAGCACAGCAACATCATTTATGTCCCAGCCGTCATCACACACGGTACCCCACTGGCCATTCCAGTCTATCTCCACTCGCCCTTCACAGCGGTGCGGGCCTCCCACCAGTTGCACTCTGGATGAAGACTCTGAAAAGAGATGGAATATTAGCTGGTGCTATGGTTTAGATGTGTCCCTGCAAAAagcatgtgctggaaacttaattccTGATGCAACAGTGTTGTGAGGTGGAGCTTAATGAGATGATTATGCACgggggctccatcctcatgaatggatcaatgctgATATTGTGGGAGTGTGTTCATTATTACAGCAGTGAATTTTCAATAAAAGGACAAGTTCAGTCCCCTCTTGCTCCCTCTCTTGTCCTCTCTTGTCCTCTCTTGTCCTCTCTTGTCCTCTCTTGTCCTCTCTTgctcttccaccttctgccatgggatgatgcagcaggAAGACCCCTGAAAGATGCCAGccccttgatcctggacttcccagcctccagaaccatgagaaatgaatttctcttgtttataagtGATCCAGTcccagatattctgttataacagcacaaaatggactgagacaAAAATAGGTACTGAAAAGTAGggctgttgctataacaaaaaccTGACAATATGGACTGAGAAAAGATttgaaaggcagagagaagaatAGAGGGGCTCACCAGGGTAGCTGTGTCCTGAGCAGTGCCTTTAGCCTACTTTATCAGCAGTGGCCTTGATAGAAGGACCTAGGGGTGAAGGAACAATACCCTGGTGTGTAGGCAGGCTGTAAGGACAGCAATTGTCTGTCTGTACCAGCAGTGAGGGACAGCCCTAGAGGCCAAGAGAAAATACCAAGTAATCTGAGGCTTAGGATGAGAACCCAGAAGCAGCAGTCcttaaaaaatcaaattgcaTCCATCAGGGTAGAATTCACACCAATAGCAGAGTAAATTCAGCCTGTACTCTGCTGGTTGAGCCATGTGCTGCATAGAAGCAGATGCATTTCTAATTCAAACAAAGGTGCCATTAAGCCTGGCAGGGGGACCTAAACGTGCTGGAAGCCACCAGGGCAAAAGGAAGTTCATTTCCCAGATATGCCCACAAGGGGGCAATGTACATTCTGGGCCTGAAACAAAGCTATCTCCTACTTGAATGCTGGCCTAGTTTCTTGGACCACAGAGGCCAAGAGGGGAGAGGTCCCTTGGCAGGATAGACTACCCTAAACCTTTCTAGATTCTGGAGGTGGAAATACGCCCACCCAAGACTGAGTGCGTGGGGTTAGAAACCACAAAGTTTACTGGGCCTGTTTTGAACCAGAGTCTTTCTCCATGGCCCAGGAAACATCAAAATCTCCCATCTCCTGAGTTCAGAAGCATCCCTTTCAGAAACCCCAAAAAATCTTACCTGAGAGGCTAGGTCCAGTGCAAATAgctggggaaggaagaaggaagttaGTGAGGTCATAGAGCCAATTTTCAAGGCTTTCTTCAAAGCACACAACTCTCCATAAGTCCCTTGCCAAACTTGGATACAGAACCTCCAAGGTCAATCTTATTGGGACCTTCTTCCACTGAACTGACCAgcttcaaaagacacagagacacTGGCTATGAATCACAGAGGCCAATTCTACCACAGCTGACTGACCCAGTCTGTTTCCTTCACATGTGATGGTAGCTTCAGGCAGGGATAGATTTGTTTTTGTAGTTTGGTCAGTTAGATTGATTGGCTGTTACTGCCTGAAGTAAAACAGTGGTGATGCAGCTTGATGGCTCAACAGAAAGGAGTACTGGAAGCCACCAGGAATATGCATTGGTCGGGGGAGGTAGAAATGCCACAGGgcagtggaaagtggcagggtCTGCCTGTGCTCATTGACCCTGCATTTAGCAGGGTCAGCAAACTcgttctataaagggccagatagcaaatatgttaggctttgtgggccatatcgtctctgttgcaactactcaagtctgccattgtagcatgagAGCAgccatatataaatgtataaatgagcATGGCTCAGTTCCAATAAACCTTTATTTATAGacatttcaatttaaatttcatgtcattttcatgcatcatgaaatattatttttcttttgcttttttctcaccatttaaaaatttaaaaatcattctcaGCTTGCAGACTATAGTTTTCCAACCCCTGATTTAGATCACAGCTCAGAGAGCAACTCTACATTTAGTTCTAAACCTCCAGATTTAAGCACCAGCATATGTTCAAAAAATTGGAGTTTCTTTCTACAGGATCTCTGTATGGTTGGACTCCTCTGTCCATTAAGCTCCCCCTTAATGCTGAAGAGAGTGCTGATTCCTGTGTCCCTCAATAGTCCTGAGGCCTAGGTGTTTTCAATTGCAGAACTCACCCCATGTCCCTACCTTACAGTATTTTTCTGATGGAGCAAATACCTTTGGACCTCCAGCCTAGAGCTTTTCAGGCAGATCCAAGTATTTTGATAGTTTATCCtggaatatttttctctcttggttTCCAAATAACTTCTCAATGCCTCATGTCCTTAATCTTCAGAACGCAGCCACTCCCAGATTCAGTGAGGCCTCATTTGTTGCCTTAACTGTCTACAACTCAAGATTATGCTATACATATATTTCATTACATAGTCCTCCATGTGTCCAGTTAAGTCATAAAATGTGTACATGCAAAGAAAAGTGAACATGCCAAGCCTGATATGCAGGTGCAAAAGTGACATAGCCAGTAAGTGACTTGGAAGCTCTGCTATAAGGTGGATAACTACGGGTGATGTAGACCAGAAAAGGCTCCATGAAGGAGGTGGAACTGCAGGTGAGCCTGAGAGACTCAACAGTAAGCCATAAGGGGCAGCACTAGCTGTTGGGTGCTGTGGGGGCTGTATAGATGTTTAAAATATGACCAGCACCCTATATAGAACACGTAAGTGCCCAACTGAGAGACCAGCGTGGGCTTCAGTTATGCATTAGATCATCAAGACAATAAAAATGGATGTGATTGATTAGAGTAGAGATTTAACAGGCATTGTTGATGCCCCATATTAGATATTATCTTAAAAAATCTCTGAGGAACGCAGCATTATGTTTACTTCACAGGTGAAAGAGCAAGATTTCAAAGAATTGTGGTTATCTACAAATTCAGACAGGAACCAGGATTGAGACCCAGTTCTCTTTGGCTCCAGAAACTCGAGATTAACTAAGCTAATCTCTAGATTAATGTAGGCAATAAAAAACTGGGGAAAATTAGGGAAACATTATATGAAATACTCTTCAGAGAAAACTAGACAATATGATCAATAAAAGTTCTACTTCCTTTCTTGGCTCTACTTGATGACTCCCAGGGTCCATTCATTTGTCTTATAAATAGTGCATTTAAGGAAATTAAtgtaaagaggaaaatgaaataaactgtCATAAATATCATAACTAATGGGATAAACTATCATTTGTCagtgaaaatataggaaaatagaaaaaatatggtAACCAAATTGGATTATATATTGGGTATAGATTACGTGGCTCTTTAGGGTTTAGAACAGTTGCCAGATGTAGAAAGGAGGGAGAAACCCATCTTTGAAAGATAC
The sequence above is drawn from the Cynocephalus volans isolate mCynVol1 chromosome 8, mCynVol1.pri, whole genome shotgun sequence genome and encodes:
- the CD5L gene encoding CD5 antigen-like, whose amino-acid sequence is MTNPMLFALDLASQHQLIFHLFSESSSRVQLVGGPHRCEGRVEIDWNGQWGTVCDDGWDINDVAVLCRELGCGAAKGTPSGILYKPSKEKEQKVLIQQVNCNGMEDTLDECEPSDVFDCQYDESAGASCENPESVRLADGPGRCQGRVELKHEGQWSTVCKTGWNLQATKVLCRQLGCGKAVQTHKRCNKDTRGHGPIWLSQMSCSGKEATLQDCPSGPWEKNNCTHDEDTWVECEDAFALKLVGGDNLCSGRLEVLHKGVWGSVCDDGWGKKEDQVVCKQLGCGKSLSASPKVRKSYGPGVGRIWLDDVRCSGEEQSLEQCQHRFWGYHDCTHKEDVAVICTE